A genomic region of Trichothermofontia sichuanensis B231 contains the following coding sequences:
- a CDS encoding type II toxin-antitoxin system HicB family antitoxin, translated as MKLKIIVYEAKEGGYWAEVPAIPGCATQGDSFEELLENLYEAIEGCLSVDIETPSDSENSRIMEIAV; from the coding sequence ATGAAGTTAAAAATTATTGTTTATGAGGCGAAAGAAGGGGGCTACTGGGCAGAAGTGCCTGCCATTCCAGGATGTGCGACGCAAGGAGATAGCTTTGAAGAGTTGCTCGAAAACCTTTATGAGGCGATCGAGGGTTGCTTGTCGGTGGACATCGAAACGCCTTCAGATTCCGAGAACAGCCGGATCATGGAAATTGCTGTATGA
- the gltD gene encoding glutamate synthase small subunit has translation MGKPTGFIEFAREVAAELDPRDRIRNWDEFHLPLPEEKLRTQGARCMDCGTPFCHTGITLSGMASGCPINNLIPEWNDLVYRGLWREALDRLHKTNNFPEFTGRVCPAPCEGACVLGIHNPPVTIKEIEHAIIDKGWEEGWIEPHPPAKRTGKKVAIVGSGPAGLCAAAQLNTAGHWVTVFERADRPGGLLMYGIPNMKLDKKKVVLRRLRLLEQEGIKFVCNTEVGKDLPAEQLLKEFDAVVLCTGATRPRDLPIPGRELQGIHFAMEFLTANTKAVLDGQRNGGFINAAGKDVVIIGGGDTGTDCVGTSLRHGCRSLVQLEIMPKPPLERAPNNPWPEWPKIYRMDYGQEEAAAQFGSDPRVYLTTATHFEGDANGHVKAVHTVEVEWAKDEAGRLVPKHIPGTEKVLPAQLVLLAMGFLGPEQPLLDALGLERDSRSNIKAEYGRYATSIPGVFAAGDCRRGQSLVVWAFNEGRGAARECDRYLMGHTDLP, from the coding sequence ATGGGAAAACCAACAGGCTTTATTGAATTTGCCCGCGAAGTCGCCGCTGAACTGGATCCGCGCGATCGCATTCGCAACTGGGACGAATTCCATCTACCGCTACCGGAGGAAAAGCTCCGTACCCAGGGTGCCCGCTGCATGGACTGCGGTACCCCCTTCTGCCATACCGGCATCACCCTCAGCGGCATGGCTAGCGGTTGTCCAATTAATAACCTGATTCCGGAATGGAACGATCTGGTCTATCGGGGTCTCTGGCGCGAAGCCCTCGATCGTCTGCACAAAACCAACAACTTCCCCGAATTCACGGGCCGCGTCTGTCCCGCGCCTTGTGAAGGGGCCTGTGTCCTCGGTATCCACAATCCCCCCGTCACGATTAAGGAAATTGAACATGCCATCATCGATAAAGGCTGGGAGGAAGGCTGGATTGAACCCCATCCCCCCGCGAAACGGACCGGCAAGAAGGTGGCGATCGTGGGGTCCGGTCCGGCGGGTCTTTGTGCTGCCGCCCAGTTGAATACGGCGGGCCATTGGGTGACGGTGTTTGAGCGGGCCGATCGCCCTGGCGGCTTGCTCATGTATGGCATTCCCAACATGAAGCTGGATAAGAAAAAAGTTGTCCTGCGGCGGTTACGGCTTCTGGAGCAAGAGGGCATTAAGTTTGTTTGTAATACAGAAGTTGGCAAAGACCTGCCGGCGGAGCAACTGCTGAAGGAATTTGATGCGGTGGTGTTGTGTACGGGGGCTACCCGTCCCCGCGATTTACCGATTCCTGGACGCGAACTCCAAGGCATTCACTTTGCAATGGAGTTTCTCACCGCCAATACCAAAGCAGTTTTAGATGGCCAGCGCAATGGTGGGTTCATCAACGCGGCGGGTAAGGATGTTGTGATCATTGGTGGTGGGGATACGGGGACCGATTGCGTGGGTACCTCCCTCCGTCACGGTTGCCGCAGCTTGGTGCAACTGGAAATTATGCCCAAGCCCCCCCTGGAACGCGCCCCCAATAACCCCTGGCCAGAGTGGCCCAAGATTTACCGCATGGACTACGGCCAGGAGGAAGCGGCTGCCCAATTCGGTAGCGACCCCCGCGTCTATCTCACAACTGCGACCCATTTTGAGGGTGATGCCAATGGCCACGTCAAAGCGGTGCATACGGTTGAAGTGGAATGGGCTAAAGACGAGGCAGGTCGCTTGGTACCCAAGCATATTCCAGGTACCGAAAAAGTGCTGCCGGCCCAACTGGTCTTGCTAGCAATGGGGTTCCTCGGCCCGGAACAGCCCCTACTGGATGCCCTGGGATTGGAGCGCGATAGCCGCAGCAACATTAAAGCTGAATATGGCCGGTACGCTACCAGCATTCCGGGTGTGTTTGCGGCTGGCGATTGTCGGCGCGGACAGAGTTTGGTGGTTTGGGCTTTTAATGAAGGTCGCGGTGCCGCACGGGAATGCGATCGCTACCTCATGGGCCATACTGATTTACCGTAG
- a CDS encoding helicase-related protein yields MAQLEDLTRGTTVRGILPNQPVTVIDLKWHGSDAVELTYKDVHGQPYTELLFRDREPTLEIVTEGRSWRFDGDGALLRLVSEAHRIRLAHLFDPLLAVHTSLVEPLPHQITAVYGEMLTRQPLRFLLADDPGAGKTIMAGLLIRELLIRGDLQRCLIVCPGSLAVQWQDELSQKFHLPFEILTNDRIEAARTGNVLLEMPLVIARLDKLSRDERLQAKLGQTEWDLVVVDEAHKLSASFFGGEVRETKRYKLGKVLSRLTRHFLLMTATPHNGKEEDFQLFLALLDGDRFEGRFRDGVHTCDVSDLMRRLVKEDLLKFDGKPLFPERRAHTVQYALSALEAVLYGRVTDYVREEFNRAEALANEGRKGTVGFALTILQRRLASSPEAIYQSLRRRRERLEKRLREEREPQRHKGHEEESLWSLCLRGKLDEEDLTAEEWESAEEGVVDLATAARTIAELQAEIERLQELEALALRVRRSGCDRKWEELSRVIQAIFSPQRHKGHEENPLWSLCLGGSSRKLVVFTEHRDTLNYLVDQITTLLGRSEAVVTIHGGMGREERKRSEEAFKQDAAVQVLIATDAAGEGINLQRAHLMVNYDLPWNPNRLEQRFGRIHRIGQTEVCHLWNLVAAGTREGEVYLALLKKLEIEQKALGGQVFDVLGKAIAGKELRELLIEAIRYGDRPEVKAKLDQVVSDRLDQARLRELLEERALARDSMDATKVQQIRQEMERAEARKLQPHFIASFFLEAFQQLGGTIRQRETKRYEITHVPAVIRSYDRGMGRSEPILRQYERICFDKDRRYVSGKPEAAFICPGHPLLNAVLDLTLERYRDVLRQGAILVDENDPGEEVRALVYLEHSIQDARTERDGRRRVVSRRMQYVEVIQPQRHEGHQVRNAGYAPYLDYRPCTPEEQTLLSDPLCSLYLCGSNLEDQAITYAITHLASQHLQEVRERKLELLDKTERAVKDRLTKEINYWDYRATELQLQERAGKPNAKLNSAKARQRADELADRLQKRLAELEQERKLSPLPPVIIGRALVVPIGLLQRLQGKRAATTSTFAQETKRVELAAMAAVIAAERALGYEPRDVSDQRCGYDIESVVPGTGQLRFIEVKGRIEGAEVTVTKNEILTALNKPDNFILALVQVPVDQNFLEGDVFRVKASSGTYAMPGEGCMVRYVRQPFQREPDFGASSVNYEWQELWERGEKPL; encoded by the coding sequence ATGGCCCAACTTGAAGATCTCACCCGCGGCACTACAGTTAGGGGCATTCTACCGAATCAGCCTGTTACGGTGATTGACCTGAAATGGCATGGGAGTGACGCGGTTGAACTGACCTACAAAGATGTGCATGGTCAGCCCTATACGGAACTGCTGTTTCGCGATCGCGAACCCACGTTAGAAATTGTGACGGAAGGGCGATCGTGGCGCTTTGATGGCGATGGGGCATTGCTGCGGCTGGTATCCGAAGCCCATCGCATTCGGCTGGCCCACTTATTTGATCCGCTGCTGGCGGTGCATACCTCGTTGGTGGAACCTTTACCCCACCAGATTACGGCGGTGTATGGCGAGATGCTGACCCGTCAGCCGCTGCGGTTTTTGCTGGCGGATGATCCGGGGGCGGGGAAGACGATTATGGCGGGGCTGTTGATCCGGGAGTTGCTGATTCGGGGGGATTTGCAGCGATGTCTGATCGTGTGTCCGGGCAGTTTAGCAGTGCAGTGGCAGGATGAGTTGTCTCAAAAGTTTCATCTGCCGTTTGAGATTTTGACGAATGACCGGATCGAGGCGGCCCGGACGGGCAATGTTTTGCTGGAGATGCCGCTGGTGATTGCGCGGTTGGACAAGCTCAGTCGGGATGAGCGCCTGCAAGCGAAGCTAGGACAGACGGAGTGGGATCTGGTGGTGGTGGATGAGGCGCACAAATTATCGGCTTCGTTTTTTGGGGGTGAAGTTAGGGAAACCAAGCGCTACAAGTTGGGGAAGGTGCTGTCAAGGCTGACGCGCCATTTCTTGTTAATGACGGCGACGCCCCACAATGGGAAGGAAGAGGATTTTCAATTGTTTCTGGCGCTGCTGGATGGCGATCGCTTTGAGGGGCGCTTCCGCGATGGGGTGCATACCTGTGATGTGTCGGATTTGATGCGGCGGCTGGTAAAGGAGGATCTGCTGAAGTTCGATGGTAAGCCGTTGTTTCCAGAGCGGCGGGCGCATACGGTGCAGTATGCCCTGTCGGCGTTGGAGGCGGTGTTGTATGGGCGGGTGACGGACTATGTGCGGGAGGAGTTTAATCGGGCGGAGGCGCTGGCCAATGAGGGGCGCAAGGGGACAGTCGGGTTTGCGCTGACGATTTTGCAGCGGCGGTTGGCCTCGTCACCGGAGGCGATTTATCAGTCGTTGCGGCGGCGACGGGAACGCTTGGAGAAGCGGTTGCGGGAGGAGCGGGAACCACAAAGGCACAAAGGTCACGAAGAAGAGTCTTTGTGGTCTTTGTGTCTTCGGGGTAAGTTGGATGAGGAGGATTTGACGGCGGAGGAATGGGAGTCTGCGGAAGAAGGGGTGGTGGATCTGGCGACGGCAGCGCGGACGATCGCGGAGCTACAAGCCGAGATTGAACGGCTACAGGAGTTGGAGGCGTTGGCGCTGCGGGTGCGGCGGAGTGGATGCGATCGCAAGTGGGAGGAGTTGTCGCGGGTGATTCAGGCGATTTTTTCACCACAAAGGCACAAAGGACACGAAGAAAACCCTTTGTGGTCTTTGTGTCTTGGTGGTTCGTCGCGCAAACTGGTCGTCTTTACTGAACATCGGGACACCCTAAACTATCTGGTGGATCAAATTACGACCCTACTGGGACGATCGGAGGCGGTGGTGACGATCCACGGGGGGATGGGGCGGGAGGAGCGCAAGCGATCGGAGGAAGCGTTTAAGCAGGATGCGGCGGTGCAGGTGTTGATTGCGACGGATGCAGCGGGGGAGGGGATTAACCTGCAACGGGCGCATTTGATGGTGAACTATGATCTGCCCTGGAACCCGAATCGGCTAGAGCAACGGTTTGGGCGGATTCACCGGATTGGGCAGACGGAGGTTTGTCATCTTTGGAACTTGGTGGCGGCGGGGACCCGTGAGGGGGAGGTGTATCTGGCGCTGCTCAAGAAGCTGGAGATTGAACAAAAAGCCCTCGGTGGCCAGGTGTTTGATGTGTTGGGCAAGGCTATTGCTGGGAAGGAGTTGCGGGAACTGCTGATTGAAGCGATTCGCTATGGCGATCGCCCGGAGGTGAAAGCCAAGCTAGATCAGGTGGTGAGCGATCGGCTTGACCAAGCTCGTCTGCGGGAGTTACTGGAAGAACGCGCCCTGGCACGGGACTCAATGGATGCCACCAAGGTGCAGCAGATCCGCCAGGAAATGGAACGCGCCGAAGCCCGCAAACTTCAGCCCCATTTCATTGCCTCTTTTTTCCTAGAAGCCTTCCAGCAATTAGGCGGCACGATTCGGCAGCGGGAGACCAAACGCTATGAAATTACCCATGTGCCGGCGGTAATTCGCAGTTATGACCGGGGGATGGGACGCAGCGAACCGATTTTGCGGCAATACGAGCGCATTTGTTTTGACAAGGATCGGCGATATGTCTCTGGCAAACCGGAGGCGGCTTTTATTTGCCCTGGTCATCCCCTGCTGAATGCGGTACTGGATTTGACGTTGGAGCGGTATCGGGATGTGCTGCGGCAGGGAGCCATTCTGGTAGACGAAAACGATCCGGGAGAGGAAGTCCGTGCGCTGGTGTATCTGGAGCATTCGATTCAGGATGCGCGGACGGAGCGGGATGGGCGGCGGCGGGTGGTGTCGCGGCGGATGCAGTATGTGGAAGTGATACAACCACAAAGGCACGAAGGGCACCAAGTCAGAAATGCAGGGTATGCGCCCTATCTCGACTACCGACCCTGCACCCCAGAAGAACAAACCCTCCTCAGCGATCCTTTGTGTTCGTTGTACCTTTGTGGTTCAAACCTAGAAGACCAGGCCATCACCTATGCCATTACCCACCTCGCCTCTCAACACCTCCAAGAGGTGCGGGAACGCAAACTGGAGTTATTGGATAAGACGGAGCGGGCGGTCAAAGATCGCCTCACCAAAGAGATCAACTACTGGGATTATCGCGCTACTGAACTCCAGCTTCAGGAGCGGGCGGGTAAGCCAAATGCTAAGCTCAACTCTGCCAAAGCACGGCAACGGGCGGATGAGTTGGCCGATCGCTTGCAAAAGCGGCTGGCTGAGTTGGAACAGGAACGCAAGCTGTCTCCCCTACCTCCAGTAATTATCGGTCGGGCGCTAGTGGTGCCGATCGGGCTATTGCAACGGCTGCAAGGCAAACGGGCCGCGACGACTAGCACGTTTGCGCAAGAAACAAAGCGGGTTGAGCTTGCTGCAATGGCGGCGGTGATAGCCGCAGAACGGGCGTTGGGGTATGAACCACGGGATGTGAGTGACCAGAGATGTGGGTATGACATTGAATCGGTAGTACCGGGGACTGGGCAGTTACGGTTTATTGAGGTGAAGGGTCGGATCGAGGGGGCGGAGGTTACGGTCACTAAAAATGAAATTCTGACGGCGCTGAATAAGCCTGATAACTTTATTTTGGCGTTGGTGCAGGTGCCGGTGGATCAGAATTTTCTAGAGGGGGATGTGTTCAGGGTGAAGGCGAGTTCAGGTACCTATGCCATGCCGGGTGAGGGGTGCATGGTGCGCTATGTGCGACAGCCGTTTCAGCGGGAGCCCGATTTTGGAGCCAGTAGCGTGAACTACGAGTGGCAGGAGTTGTGGGAGAGAGGGGAGAAACCTCTGTGA
- a CDS encoding type II toxin-antitoxin system HicA family toxin, with protein sequence MKSISGKQFAKILERKGWQLIRVQGSHHIYIKPGELTRISVPIHGNKDLKVGLLRHFMKQANLTESDL encoded by the coding sequence ATGAAGTCCATTTCAGGAAAGCAGTTTGCCAAGATTCTGGAGCGTAAGGGATGGCAATTGATTCGGGTACAGGGCAGCCATCACATTTATATAAAACCTGGTGAATTGACCCGCATTTCCGTCCCAATTCACGGCAATAAGGATCTCAAAGTTGGCCTGCTTCGCCATTTTATGAAACAAGCTAACCTCACAGAATCCGACCTCTAA
- a CDS encoding DUF559 domain-containing protein — MTYRKKLIEVALPLEAINMESAREKSIRHGHPSTLHLWWSRKPTATARAVLWASLVDDPSSWPDKFPTEADQTRERQRLFDILGRIETETDKKGNQKQVVRGLVSWDDVNDPNSGVLEAAQREIARCLAWERGEEPPTKPEAVRAYIAKYAPPMYDPFAGGGSIPLEAQRLGLEAHASDLNPVAVLINKALIEIPPKFKDKSPVNPEDRAKKSISLWRGAQGLAADVRYYGKWMRDEAFQQIGHLYPKVSLTPQPPLPRGEGEPEKWEISVATQKKMQEVARQLRQESTPSEAILWEMLRNRKLEGRKFRRQHPIGVFVVDFFCKEEALIVEVDGPVHDTQQDLDRQRQELLESLGLRFVRLSSHLVETNLPKALAQISTAFLPSPSGRGAGGEGKATVIAWLWARTVKCPNPACGCAMPLVRSFQLSTKKGKEAWVEPVVEERKEEREVSKDEPSPLTSHSSILTPQIRFIVKSGQGKAPEGTVDRKGARCIACETPVPLEYVRQEGRAGRMGAQMMAIVAEGQNGRVYLAPTAEQEAIANAAQPQWKPDTDLPKKALGFRVQNYGMTKHADLFTPRQLVALTTFSDLVGEARERATQDALAAGLPDDDVPLAEGGTGARAYGEAISVYLTFAVDRLADRCSTICSWNVGYVKVEHTFGRQAIPMTWDFAEANPMSNSTGNFNSAIDWVVKVLESDPTSTDGHVTQHDATAPHPHDTTPKLISTDPPYYDNIGYADLSDFFYVWLRRSLGAIYPSIFNTVLVPKAQELVADHFRHGGHTQAKDFFEAGLVKFFHRANNLNHRNYPVTVYYALKQTESDDSDQVASTGWETILEGLIQSNFSIDGTWPMRTERSGRLRDNNSNALASSIVLVCRPRPTDAPKITRRQFLTELKRQLPRALHTLQQGNIAPVDLAQASIGPGMAVFSQYAAVLENDGSPMRVRTALQLINQYLDEYLTEQESEFDSNTRWALTWFEQYQFNPGPYGDAETLSKAKNTSVQGMVDAGILEAKGGKVRLLDRASLPSPLGRGVGGEGATDWLITQYLIHALDQHGETGAAALLAKLGDSGEIARDLAYRLYNLCDRKGWTQEAIAYNSLVISWPEITRLATEAKTRDTQTTLF; from the coding sequence ATGACTTACCGCAAAAAACTGATCGAAGTTGCCCTGCCCCTAGAAGCCATCAATATGGAATCGGCCCGCGAAAAGTCGATCCGGCATGGGCATCCTTCCACCCTGCATCTGTGGTGGTCTCGCAAACCCACGGCAACAGCAAGAGCAGTTTTATGGGCTTCGCTGGTGGATGACCCCTCTAGCTGGCCCGACAAGTTTCCGACGGAGGCAGACCAAACGCGGGAACGGCAGCGGCTATTTGATATTTTGGGGCGGATTGAGACGGAAACGGACAAGAAGGGGAATCAGAAGCAGGTTGTCCGAGGGTTGGTGTCATGGGATGACGTGAATGATCCCAACTCTGGCGTACTAGAAGCGGCGCAGCGGGAGATTGCCCGGTGTCTGGCGTGGGAGCGGGGCGAGGAGCCACCCACAAAGCCGGAGGCGGTGCGAGCCTATATTGCGAAGTATGCCCCACCCATGTATGACCCGTTTGCCGGAGGCGGATCAATTCCGTTGGAGGCGCAGCGCTTGGGGCTAGAGGCCCATGCCAGTGATTTGAACCCGGTGGCGGTGTTGATCAATAAGGCTTTAATCGAAATTCCGCCGAAGTTTAAGGATAAATCTCCGGTCAATCCTGAAGATCGGGCTAAGAAAAGTATCTCATTGTGGCGGGGGGCGCAGGGCTTAGCGGCGGATGTGCGGTATTACGGGAAATGGATGCGAGATGAGGCATTTCAGCAGATTGGGCATCTATATCCGAAGGTTTCCCTCACCCCCCAACCCCCTCTCCCTAGGGGCGAGGGGGAGCCAGAGAAGTGGGAAATTTCTGTGGCAACTCAGAAGAAAATGCAGGAGGTGGCTCGGCAACTTCGACAGGAGTCTACACCCTCTGAGGCGATTTTGTGGGAGATGTTGCGTAACCGGAAATTAGAGGGTCGCAAGTTTAGGCGGCAACACCCTATCGGCGTGTTTGTGGTGGATTTCTTCTGCAAAGAAGAGGCTCTAATTGTTGAGGTGGATGGCCCAGTTCATGACACTCAGCAAGACCTCGATCGCCAGCGTCAAGAATTGCTGGAATCTCTAGGATTGCGCTTTGTTCGACTCAGTAGCCATCTCGTTGAAACAAATCTTCCCAAAGCCTTGGCTCAAATCTCTACTGCTTTTCTCCCCTCGCCCTCTGGGAGAGGGGCCGGGGGTGAGGGCAAAGCTACCGTCATCGCCTGGCTATGGGCACGAACAGTGAAATGTCCGAACCCGGCGTGTGGGTGTGCGATGCCGCTGGTGCGATCGTTTCAGCTTTCGACCAAGAAGGGGAAGGAGGCTTGGGTAGAGCCGGTTGTAGAAGAGAGAAAAGAGGAAAGAGAAGTGAGTAAGGATGAACCTTCTCCTCTCACTTCTCACTCCTCCATCCTCACTCCTCAAATCCGGTTCATCGTCAAATCAGGCCAGGGCAAAGCCCCAGAAGGCACGGTAGATCGCAAAGGGGCACGCTGCATCGCCTGCGAAACGCCCGTGCCGCTGGAGTATGTGCGCCAAGAAGGCCGCGCCGGACGCATGGGTGCCCAAATGATGGCCATTGTGGCTGAGGGTCAAAACGGACGGGTGTATCTGGCACCGACGGCGGAACAGGAAGCCATCGCCAATGCCGCCCAACCCCAGTGGAAACCAGATACAGATTTACCCAAAAAGGCGTTAGGATTTCGCGTCCAAAATTACGGCATGACCAAACACGCCGATCTCTTCACCCCCCGGCAATTGGTTGCCCTCACCACCTTCAGCGATCTGGTGGGGGAAGCACGGGAACGGGCAACTCAGGATGCTCTTGCCGCTGGCCTACCGGATGATGATGTGCCCCTGGCAGAGGGCGGAACCGGAGCAAGAGCCTATGGAGAGGCGATAAGTGTTTATTTGACGTTTGCCGTCGATCGACTAGCAGATAGATGCTCAACAATTTGTAGCTGGAATGTCGGATATGTAAAGGTTGAGCATACGTTTGGCAGGCAAGCTATTCCAATGACTTGGGATTTTGCCGAAGCCAATCCAATGAGTAACTCAACTGGAAACTTTAATAGTGCAATTGATTGGGTTGTCAAAGTCTTGGAGAGTGATCCAACAAGTACGGATGGACACGTCACCCAACACGACGCAACTGCCCCTCACCCCCACGACACCACCCCCAAACTCATCTCCACCGATCCACCTTATTACGACAACATTGGTTACGCAGACTTATCAGATTTCTTCTATGTTTGGTTACGCCGTTCTCTTGGTGCTATCTATCCCAGTATTTTTAATACGGTTCTTGTTCCCAAAGCTCAAGAATTGGTCGCCGATCATTTTCGACATGGAGGGCATACCCAAGCGAAAGATTTTTTTGAAGCAGGGTTAGTGAAATTTTTTCATCGAGCGAATAACCTTAATCACCGCAACTATCCCGTCACGGTTTACTACGCGCTCAAACAAACGGAAAGTGATGATAGCGATCAAGTCGCATCCACGGGCTGGGAAACTATATTGGAAGGCTTGATCCAGTCTAATTTCAGCATTGATGGTACTTGGCCAATGAGAACTGAGCGCTCCGGCAGACTCAGGGATAATAACTCCAACGCCCTCGCCTCTTCCATTGTCCTCGTCTGCCGCCCCCGCCCCACCGATGCCCCCAAAATCACCCGTCGCCAATTCCTCACCGAACTCAAACGCCAACTCCCCCGCGCCCTCCACACCCTCCAGCAAGGCAACATCGCCCCAGTGGATTTAGCGCAAGCCAGCATTGGTCCCGGCATGGCCGTCTTCTCCCAATATGCCGCTGTTCTGGAAAACGATGGCTCCCCCATGCGGGTGCGGACTGCCCTGCAACTGATCAACCAATACCTCGACGAATACCTCACCGAACAAGAAAGCGAATTCGATAGCAACACCCGCTGGGCCCTCACCTGGTTCGAGCAATACCAATTCAACCCAGGCCCCTACGGCGACGCCGAAACCCTCAGCAAAGCCAAAAACACCAGCGTCCAAGGCATGGTCGATGCGGGTATCCTGGAAGCCAAGGGCGGCAAAGTGCGCTTATTGGATAGAGCTTCTCTCCCCTCGCCCTTAGGGAGAGGGGTTGGGGGTGAGGGGGCAACCGATTGGCTCATCACCCAATACCTCATCCATGCCCTCGACCAACACGGCGAAACCGGAGCCGCCGCCCTGCTGGCTAAACTGGGAGACAGCGGCGAAATCGCCCGCGACCTCGCCTATCGGCTCTATAACCTGTGCGATCGCAAAGGCTGGACCCAAGAGGCGATCGCCTACAACAGCCTCGTCATCTCCTGGCCCGAAATCACGCGATTAGCCACAGAGGCAAAGACCAGAGACACCCAAACCACACTGTTCTAA